A window of the Hevea brasiliensis isolate MT/VB/25A 57/8 chromosome 6, ASM3005281v1, whole genome shotgun sequence genome harbors these coding sequences:
- the LOC110654455 gene encoding two-component response regulator-like APRR7 isoform X5, whose protein sequence is MFAVAVTNGGVGEKGLADGKNNMCCEQKEDRNGMMGDGQGLGSSEEDDTRVDDAPAVVNNGPGGSVQVHDGCQIAQQQSQNSVIRWERFLPIRSLKVLLVENDDSTRHVVSALLRNCSYEVTAVANGIQAWKILEDLNNHIDLILTEVVMPILSGIGLLCKIMSHKTLKNIPVIMMSSRDSMGIVFKCLSKGAVDFLVKPIRKNELKNLWQHVWRRCHSSSGSGSESGTQSKKSTKTISNEESGNNSDSSNELYDNGSYGLSNQDGSDKGSGTQSSWTKRTAEFDSPRPISPSFQLADAPDSTCAQVIHTKPETFSNRWVHVTEAKECQQKDDKHDDIAMGKDLEIGASSNPGLQHDCQCENFSPYPKSIRQSEISEMYVKPLENGKSEPNNENIFTKLKDQTPKTASTDANSINPHVESKKFGSSGIDVSQLKDKSCCDSGELPSLELTLKRLKGVRDCGNAVNDDRNVLRHSDLSPFSKYNTASSANQSNGSSNNNDMASTAKNVTPKPEAFNDKSVSTSAFKSFQSSAFQPVQNGRICSPQQVIPGKVEDVGSNTVHAPFMDTKQQVEVQHQHHHHHHHHHHYHHHVHNIQQHQSLPDHDDISLKNMAAVAPQCGSSNVLGGRTKDNTGNYSMNGSVSGSNHGSNGQNGSSTALNNGLTYMESDNREAGNNGAGGISGRNSGNALDEDRVAQRVAALSKFRQKRKERCFEKRVRYQSRKKLAEQRPRVKGQFVRQTMSESILGRDCQSNDVTSEDNSCDLVR, encoded by the exons ATGTTTGCTGTTGCGGTGACCAATGGAGGTGTGGGTGAGAAAGGTTTGGCAGATGGAAAGAACAATATGTGTTGTGAGCAGAAGGAAGATAGGAATGGAATGATGGGTGATGGACAGGGGTTAGGCTCATCTGAGGAAGATGATACTAGGGTTGATGATGCACCTGCAGTAGTAAACAATGGGCCTGGAGGATCAGTTCAAGTCCATGATGGTTGCCAGATAGCGCAACAACAATCTCAAAATTCTGTCATACGCTGGGAGAGGTTTCTCCCTATTAGGTCTTTGAAAGTTCTTCTAGTGGAAAATGATGATTCAACGCGTCATGTTGTCAGTGCTCTACTACGGAATTGCAGTTATGAAG TTACTGCTGTTGCAAATGGTATTCAAGCCTGGAAAATTCTGGAAGATCTAAATAATCATATTGATCTCATCCTAACAGAGGTAGTCATGCCTATCTTATCTGGAATTGGCCTTTTATGTAAGATTATGAGCCACAAAACTCTCAAGAATATTCCAGTGATAA TGATGTCATCCCGTGATTCTATGGGTATAGTTTTTAAGTGTCTATCAAAAGGTGCAGTTGATTTTTTAGTGAAACCTATTCGGAAGAATGAACTTAAAAACCTATGGCAACACGTTTGGAGGAGATGCCACAGT TCTAGTGGTAGTGGAAGTGAAAGTGGGACACAAAGTAAAAAATCCACAAAGACAATAAGTAACGAAGAGTCTGGAAACAATTCTGACAGCAGCAATGAGCTTTACGACAATGGGAGCTATGGTCTGAGTAATCAGGATGGAAGTGATAAGGGAAGTGGCACACAG AGTTCATGGACCAAAAGGACAGCTGAATTTGACAGCCCTCGACCAATATCACCGTCATTTCAATTAGCTGATGCTCCTGATAGCACTTGTGCACAGGTGATCCATACAAAGCCTGAAACATTTAGTAACAGATGGGTGCATGTCACTGAAGCAAAAGAATGCCAGCAAAAGGACGACAAACATG ATGATATTGCAATGGGTAAAGACCTGGAAATTGGAGCATCTAGCAATCCAGGTTTACAACATGACTGTCAATGTGAGAATTTCTCTCCCTACCCCAAAAGCATAAGGCAAAGCGAAATTTCTGAGATGTATGTTAAGCCACTTGAGAATGGGAAGTCGGAACCTAACAATGAAAATATATTCACCAAGCTGAAGGACCAAACTCCAAAGACAGCTAGTACAGATGCCAATTCTATCAACCCACATGTTGAAAGCAAAAAATTTGGTAGTTCTGGTATTGACGTCTCTCAACTCAAAGATAAATCATGCTGTGATTCTGGAGAGTTGCCATCTCTTGAATTAACTTTAAAAAGGCTGAAAGGAGTGAGAGACTGTGGAAATGCTGTGAATGATGATCGCAATGTTTTAAGACATTCAGATTTGTCACCATTCTCAAA ATATAATACTGCCTCTTCTGCTAATCAG TCTAATGGTAGTAGCAACAACAATGACATGGCTTCCACAGCTAAAAATGTCACCCCTAAGCCCGAAGCTTTTAATGACAAGTCAGTGTCCACATCAGCTTTCAAATCATTTCAGTCTTCTGCCTTTCAGCCTGTGCAGAATGGTCGTATTTGTTCTCCTCAGCAAGTGATACCTGGTAAGGTGGAGGATGTAGGGTCTAACACTGTTCATGCACCATTTATGGATACCAAACAGCAAGTTGAAGTCCAGCACCagcaccatcaccaccaccaccaccaccaccattatcACCATCATGTCCACAATATTCAGCAGCATCAATCATTGCCAGACCATGATGATATTTCACTGAAGAACATGGCAGCAGTTGCTCCACAATGTGGATCGTCAAATGTGCTTGGTGGGAGAACCAAAGACAATACTGGAAACTACAGTATGAATGGGAGTGTCTCAGGGAGTAACCATGGAAGTAATGGGCAAAATGGAAGCAGCACTGCTTTGAATAATGGACTGACATACATGGAAAGTGACAATAGGGAAGCTGGAAATAATGGAGCAGGTGGCATAAGTGGGAGAAACAGCGGGAATGCATTAGATGAAGATCGAGTTGCACAGAGAGTGGCTGCATTGTCCAAGTTTCGccaaaagaggaaagaaagatgTTTTGAGAAAAGG GTCCGATATCAAAGCAGGAAAAAATTGGCAGAACAGCGACCTCGTGTCAAGGGACAATTTGTTCGACAGACGAT GTCTGAATCAATATTAGGAAGAGATTGCCAGAGCAATGACGTCACTTCTGAAGACAACTCTTGTGACCTTGTAAGATAG
- the LOC110654455 gene encoding two-component response regulator-like APRR7 isoform X4 produces the protein MFAVAVTNGGVGEKGLADGKNNMCCEQKEDRNGMMGDGQGLGSSEEDDTRVDDAPAVVNNGPGGSVQVHDGCQIAQQQSQNSVIRWERFLPIRSLKVLLVENDDSTRHVVSALLRNCSYEVTAVANGIQAWKILEDLNNHIDLILTEVVMPILSGIGLLCKIMSHKTLKNIPVIMMSSRDSMGIVFKCLSKGAVDFLVKPIRKNELKNLWQHVWRRCHSSSGSGSESGTQSKKSTKTISNEESGNNSDSSNELYDNGSYGLSNQDGSDKGSGTQSSWTKRTAEFDSPRPISPSFQLADAPDSTCAQVIHTKPETFSNRWVHVTEAKECQQKDDKHDDIAMGKDLEIGASSNPGLQHDCQCENFSPYPKSIRQSEISEMYVKPLENGKSEPNNENIFTKLKDQTPKTASTDANSINPHVESKKFGSSGIDVSQLKDKSCCDSGELPSLELTLKRLKGVRDCGNAVNDDRNVLRHSDLSPFSNIIYVYIFCRYNTASSANQSNGSSNNNDMASTAKNVTPKPEAFNDKSVSTSAFKSFQSSAFQPVQNGRICSPQQVIPGKVEDVGSNTVHAPFMDTKQQVEVQHQHHHHHHHHHHYHHHVHNIQQHQSLPDHDDISLKNMAAVAPQCGSSNVLGGRTKDNTGNYSMNGSVSGSNHGSNGQNGSSTALNNGLTYMESDNREAGNNGAGGISGRNSGNALDEDRVAQRVAALSKFRQKRKERCFEKRVRYQSRKKLAEQRPRVKGQFVRQTMSESILGRDCQSNDVTSEDNSCDLVR, from the exons ATGTTTGCTGTTGCGGTGACCAATGGAGGTGTGGGTGAGAAAGGTTTGGCAGATGGAAAGAACAATATGTGTTGTGAGCAGAAGGAAGATAGGAATGGAATGATGGGTGATGGACAGGGGTTAGGCTCATCTGAGGAAGATGATACTAGGGTTGATGATGCACCTGCAGTAGTAAACAATGGGCCTGGAGGATCAGTTCAAGTCCATGATGGTTGCCAGATAGCGCAACAACAATCTCAAAATTCTGTCATACGCTGGGAGAGGTTTCTCCCTATTAGGTCTTTGAAAGTTCTTCTAGTGGAAAATGATGATTCAACGCGTCATGTTGTCAGTGCTCTACTACGGAATTGCAGTTATGAAG TTACTGCTGTTGCAAATGGTATTCAAGCCTGGAAAATTCTGGAAGATCTAAATAATCATATTGATCTCATCCTAACAGAGGTAGTCATGCCTATCTTATCTGGAATTGGCCTTTTATGTAAGATTATGAGCCACAAAACTCTCAAGAATATTCCAGTGATAA TGATGTCATCCCGTGATTCTATGGGTATAGTTTTTAAGTGTCTATCAAAAGGTGCAGTTGATTTTTTAGTGAAACCTATTCGGAAGAATGAACTTAAAAACCTATGGCAACACGTTTGGAGGAGATGCCACAGT TCTAGTGGTAGTGGAAGTGAAAGTGGGACACAAAGTAAAAAATCCACAAAGACAATAAGTAACGAAGAGTCTGGAAACAATTCTGACAGCAGCAATGAGCTTTACGACAATGGGAGCTATGGTCTGAGTAATCAGGATGGAAGTGATAAGGGAAGTGGCACACAG AGTTCATGGACCAAAAGGACAGCTGAATTTGACAGCCCTCGACCAATATCACCGTCATTTCAATTAGCTGATGCTCCTGATAGCACTTGTGCACAGGTGATCCATACAAAGCCTGAAACATTTAGTAACAGATGGGTGCATGTCACTGAAGCAAAAGAATGCCAGCAAAAGGACGACAAACATG ATGATATTGCAATGGGTAAAGACCTGGAAATTGGAGCATCTAGCAATCCAGGTTTACAACATGACTGTCAATGTGAGAATTTCTCTCCCTACCCCAAAAGCATAAGGCAAAGCGAAATTTCTGAGATGTATGTTAAGCCACTTGAGAATGGGAAGTCGGAACCTAACAATGAAAATATATTCACCAAGCTGAAGGACCAAACTCCAAAGACAGCTAGTACAGATGCCAATTCTATCAACCCACATGTTGAAAGCAAAAAATTTGGTAGTTCTGGTATTGACGTCTCTCAACTCAAAGATAAATCATGCTGTGATTCTGGAGAGTTGCCATCTCTTGAATTAACTTTAAAAAGGCTGAAAGGAGTGAGAGACTGTGGAAATGCTGTGAATGATGATCGCAATGTTTTAAGACATTCAGATTTGTCACCATTCTCAAA tattatatatgtatacatattttGCAGATATAATACTGCCTCTTCTGCTAATCAG TCTAATGGTAGTAGCAACAACAATGACATGGCTTCCACAGCTAAAAATGTCACCCCTAAGCCCGAAGCTTTTAATGACAAGTCAGTGTCCACATCAGCTTTCAAATCATTTCAGTCTTCTGCCTTTCAGCCTGTGCAGAATGGTCGTATTTGTTCTCCTCAGCAAGTGATACCTGGTAAGGTGGAGGATGTAGGGTCTAACACTGTTCATGCACCATTTATGGATACCAAACAGCAAGTTGAAGTCCAGCACCagcaccatcaccaccaccaccaccaccaccattatcACCATCATGTCCACAATATTCAGCAGCATCAATCATTGCCAGACCATGATGATATTTCACTGAAGAACATGGCAGCAGTTGCTCCACAATGTGGATCGTCAAATGTGCTTGGTGGGAGAACCAAAGACAATACTGGAAACTACAGTATGAATGGGAGTGTCTCAGGGAGTAACCATGGAAGTAATGGGCAAAATGGAAGCAGCACTGCTTTGAATAATGGACTGACATACATGGAAAGTGACAATAGGGAAGCTGGAAATAATGGAGCAGGTGGCATAAGTGGGAGAAACAGCGGGAATGCATTAGATGAAGATCGAGTTGCACAGAGAGTGGCTGCATTGTCCAAGTTTCGccaaaagaggaaagaaagatgTTTTGAGAAAAGG GTCCGATATCAAAGCAGGAAAAAATTGGCAGAACAGCGACCTCGTGTCAAGGGACAATTTGTTCGACAGACGAT GTCTGAATCAATATTAGGAAGAGATTGCCAGAGCAATGACGTCACTTCTGAAGACAACTCTTGTGACCTTGTAAGATAG
- the LOC110654455 gene encoding two-component response regulator-like PRR37 isoform X2 — MFAVAVTNGGVGEKGLADGKNNMCCEQKEDRNGMMGDGQGLGSSEEDDTRVDDAPAVVNNGPGGSVQVHDGCQIAQQQSQNSVIRWERFLPIRSLKVLLVENDDSTRHVVSALLRNCSYEVTAVANGIQAWKILEDLNNHIDLILTEVVMPILSGIGLLCKIMSHKTLKNIPVIMMSSRDSMGIVFKCLSKGAVDFLVKPIRKNELKNLWQHVWRRCHSSSGSGSESGTQSKKSTKTISNEESGNNSDSSNELYDNGSYGLSNQDGSDKGSGTQSSWTKRTAEFDSPRPISPSFQLADAPDSTCAQVIHTKPETFSNRWVHVTEAKECQQKDDKHDDIAMGKDLEIGASSNPGLQHDCQCENFSPYPKSIRQSEISEMYVKPLENGKSEPNNENIFTKLKDQTPKTASTDANSINPHVESKKFGSSGIDVSQLKDKSCCDSGELPSLELTLKRLKGVRDCGNAVNDDRNVLRHSDLSPFSKYNTASSANQGPIGNVGSFSPLDNSSVAMKTETMHNIPFHLTDVLNQQSNGSSNNNDMASTAKNVTPKPEAFNDKSVSTSAFKSFQSSAFQPVQNGRICSPQQVIPGKVEDVGSNTVHAPFMDTKQQVEVQHQHHHHHHHHHHYHHHVHNIQQHQSLPDHDDISLKNMAAVAPQCGSSNVLGGRTKDNTGNYSMNGSVSGSNHGSNGQNGSSTALNNGLTYMESDNREAGNNGAGGISGRNSGNALDEDRVAQRVAALSKFRQKRKERCFEKRVRYQSRKKLAEQRPRVKGQFVRQTMYETTNWNENCVKLHHFILLSDLEVLFRVSQV; from the exons ATGTTTGCTGTTGCGGTGACCAATGGAGGTGTGGGTGAGAAAGGTTTGGCAGATGGAAAGAACAATATGTGTTGTGAGCAGAAGGAAGATAGGAATGGAATGATGGGTGATGGACAGGGGTTAGGCTCATCTGAGGAAGATGATACTAGGGTTGATGATGCACCTGCAGTAGTAAACAATGGGCCTGGAGGATCAGTTCAAGTCCATGATGGTTGCCAGATAGCGCAACAACAATCTCAAAATTCTGTCATACGCTGGGAGAGGTTTCTCCCTATTAGGTCTTTGAAAGTTCTTCTAGTGGAAAATGATGATTCAACGCGTCATGTTGTCAGTGCTCTACTACGGAATTGCAGTTATGAAG TTACTGCTGTTGCAAATGGTATTCAAGCCTGGAAAATTCTGGAAGATCTAAATAATCATATTGATCTCATCCTAACAGAGGTAGTCATGCCTATCTTATCTGGAATTGGCCTTTTATGTAAGATTATGAGCCACAAAACTCTCAAGAATATTCCAGTGATAA TGATGTCATCCCGTGATTCTATGGGTATAGTTTTTAAGTGTCTATCAAAAGGTGCAGTTGATTTTTTAGTGAAACCTATTCGGAAGAATGAACTTAAAAACCTATGGCAACACGTTTGGAGGAGATGCCACAGT TCTAGTGGTAGTGGAAGTGAAAGTGGGACACAAAGTAAAAAATCCACAAAGACAATAAGTAACGAAGAGTCTGGAAACAATTCTGACAGCAGCAATGAGCTTTACGACAATGGGAGCTATGGTCTGAGTAATCAGGATGGAAGTGATAAGGGAAGTGGCACACAG AGTTCATGGACCAAAAGGACAGCTGAATTTGACAGCCCTCGACCAATATCACCGTCATTTCAATTAGCTGATGCTCCTGATAGCACTTGTGCACAGGTGATCCATACAAAGCCTGAAACATTTAGTAACAGATGGGTGCATGTCACTGAAGCAAAAGAATGCCAGCAAAAGGACGACAAACATG ATGATATTGCAATGGGTAAAGACCTGGAAATTGGAGCATCTAGCAATCCAGGTTTACAACATGACTGTCAATGTGAGAATTTCTCTCCCTACCCCAAAAGCATAAGGCAAAGCGAAATTTCTGAGATGTATGTTAAGCCACTTGAGAATGGGAAGTCGGAACCTAACAATGAAAATATATTCACCAAGCTGAAGGACCAAACTCCAAAGACAGCTAGTACAGATGCCAATTCTATCAACCCACATGTTGAAAGCAAAAAATTTGGTAGTTCTGGTATTGACGTCTCTCAACTCAAAGATAAATCATGCTGTGATTCTGGAGAGTTGCCATCTCTTGAATTAACTTTAAAAAGGCTGAAAGGAGTGAGAGACTGTGGAAATGCTGTGAATGATGATCGCAATGTTTTAAGACATTCAGATTTGTCACCATTCTCAAA ATATAATACTGCCTCTTCTGCTAATCAG GGTCCCATAGGGAATGTAGGAAGTTTTTCTCCACTTGATAATAGTTCAGTTGCAATGAAGACAGAGACTATGCataatattccatttcatttaacTGATGTTCTCAATCAGCAGTCTAATGGTAGTAGCAACAACAATGACATGGCTTCCACAGCTAAAAATGTCACCCCTAAGCCCGAAGCTTTTAATGACAAGTCAGTGTCCACATCAGCTTTCAAATCATTTCAGTCTTCTGCCTTTCAGCCTGTGCAGAATGGTCGTATTTGTTCTCCTCAGCAAGTGATACCTGGTAAGGTGGAGGATGTAGGGTCTAACACTGTTCATGCACCATTTATGGATACCAAACAGCAAGTTGAAGTCCAGCACCagcaccatcaccaccaccaccaccaccaccattatcACCATCATGTCCACAATATTCAGCAGCATCAATCATTGCCAGACCATGATGATATTTCACTGAAGAACATGGCAGCAGTTGCTCCACAATGTGGATCGTCAAATGTGCTTGGTGGGAGAACCAAAGACAATACTGGAAACTACAGTATGAATGGGAGTGTCTCAGGGAGTAACCATGGAAGTAATGGGCAAAATGGAAGCAGCACTGCTTTGAATAATGGACTGACATACATGGAAAGTGACAATAGGGAAGCTGGAAATAATGGAGCAGGTGGCATAAGTGGGAGAAACAGCGGGAATGCATTAGATGAAGATCGAGTTGCACAGAGAGTGGCTGCATTGTCCAAGTTTCGccaaaagaggaaagaaagatgTTTTGAGAAAAGG GTCCGATATCAAAGCAGGAAAAAATTGGCAGAACAGCGACCTCGTGTCAAGGGACAATTTGTTCGACAGACGATGTATGAAACAACAAAttggaatgaaaattgtgttaagTTGCATCATTTTATACTTCTTAGTGACTTGGAGGTGTTGTTTCGTGTTTCTCAGGTCTGA
- the LOC110654455 gene encoding two-component response regulator-like APRR3 isoform X6 has translation MFAVAVTNGGVGEKGLADGKNNMCCEQKEDRNGMMGDGQGLGSSEEDDTRVDDAPAVVNNGPGGSVQVHDGCQIAQQQSQNSVIRWERFLPIRSLKVLLVENDDSTRHVVSALLRNCSYEVTAVANGIQAWKILEDLNNHIDLILTEVVMPILSGIGLLCKIMSHKTLKNIPVIMMSSRDSMGIVFKCLSKGAVDFLVKPIRKNELKNLWQHVWRRCHSSSGSGSESGTQSKKSTKTISNEESGNNSDSSNELYDNGSYGLSNQDGSDKGSGTQSSWTKRTAEFDSPRPISPSFQLADAPDSTCAQVIHTKPETFSNRWVHVTEAKECQQKDDKHDDIAMGKDLEIGASSNPGLQHDCQCENFSPYPKSIRQSEISEMYVKPLENGKSEPNNENIFTKLKDQTPKTASTDANSINPHVESKKFGSSGIDVSQLKDKSCCDSGELPSLELTLKRLKGVRDCGNAVNDDRNVLRHSDLSPFSNIIYVYIFCRYNTASSANQPVQNGRICSPQQVIPGKVEDVGSNTVHAPFMDTKQQVEVQHQHHHHHHHHHHYHHHVHNIQQHQSLPDHDDISLKNMAAVAPQCGSSNVLGGRTKDNTGNYSMNGSVSGSNHGSNGQNGSSTALNNGLTYMESDNREAGNNGAGGISGRNSGNALDEDRVAQRVAALSKFRQKRKERCFEKRVRYQSRKKLAEQRPRVKGQFVRQTMSESILGRDCQSNDVTSEDNSCDLVR, from the exons ATGTTTGCTGTTGCGGTGACCAATGGAGGTGTGGGTGAGAAAGGTTTGGCAGATGGAAAGAACAATATGTGTTGTGAGCAGAAGGAAGATAGGAATGGAATGATGGGTGATGGACAGGGGTTAGGCTCATCTGAGGAAGATGATACTAGGGTTGATGATGCACCTGCAGTAGTAAACAATGGGCCTGGAGGATCAGTTCAAGTCCATGATGGTTGCCAGATAGCGCAACAACAATCTCAAAATTCTGTCATACGCTGGGAGAGGTTTCTCCCTATTAGGTCTTTGAAAGTTCTTCTAGTGGAAAATGATGATTCAACGCGTCATGTTGTCAGTGCTCTACTACGGAATTGCAGTTATGAAG TTACTGCTGTTGCAAATGGTATTCAAGCCTGGAAAATTCTGGAAGATCTAAATAATCATATTGATCTCATCCTAACAGAGGTAGTCATGCCTATCTTATCTGGAATTGGCCTTTTATGTAAGATTATGAGCCACAAAACTCTCAAGAATATTCCAGTGATAA TGATGTCATCCCGTGATTCTATGGGTATAGTTTTTAAGTGTCTATCAAAAGGTGCAGTTGATTTTTTAGTGAAACCTATTCGGAAGAATGAACTTAAAAACCTATGGCAACACGTTTGGAGGAGATGCCACAGT TCTAGTGGTAGTGGAAGTGAAAGTGGGACACAAAGTAAAAAATCCACAAAGACAATAAGTAACGAAGAGTCTGGAAACAATTCTGACAGCAGCAATGAGCTTTACGACAATGGGAGCTATGGTCTGAGTAATCAGGATGGAAGTGATAAGGGAAGTGGCACACAG AGTTCATGGACCAAAAGGACAGCTGAATTTGACAGCCCTCGACCAATATCACCGTCATTTCAATTAGCTGATGCTCCTGATAGCACTTGTGCACAGGTGATCCATACAAAGCCTGAAACATTTAGTAACAGATGGGTGCATGTCACTGAAGCAAAAGAATGCCAGCAAAAGGACGACAAACATG ATGATATTGCAATGGGTAAAGACCTGGAAATTGGAGCATCTAGCAATCCAGGTTTACAACATGACTGTCAATGTGAGAATTTCTCTCCCTACCCCAAAAGCATAAGGCAAAGCGAAATTTCTGAGATGTATGTTAAGCCACTTGAGAATGGGAAGTCGGAACCTAACAATGAAAATATATTCACCAAGCTGAAGGACCAAACTCCAAAGACAGCTAGTACAGATGCCAATTCTATCAACCCACATGTTGAAAGCAAAAAATTTGGTAGTTCTGGTATTGACGTCTCTCAACTCAAAGATAAATCATGCTGTGATTCTGGAGAGTTGCCATCTCTTGAATTAACTTTAAAAAGGCTGAAAGGAGTGAGAGACTGTGGAAATGCTGTGAATGATGATCGCAATGTTTTAAGACATTCAGATTTGTCACCATTCTCAAA tattatatatgtatacatattttGCAGATATAATACTGCCTCTTCTGCTAATCAG CCTGTGCAGAATGGTCGTATTTGTTCTCCTCAGCAAGTGATACCTGGTAAGGTGGAGGATGTAGGGTCTAACACTGTTCATGCACCATTTATGGATACCAAACAGCAAGTTGAAGTCCAGCACCagcaccatcaccaccaccaccaccaccaccattatcACCATCATGTCCACAATATTCAGCAGCATCAATCATTGCCAGACCATGATGATATTTCACTGAAGAACATGGCAGCAGTTGCTCCACAATGTGGATCGTCAAATGTGCTTGGTGGGAGAACCAAAGACAATACTGGAAACTACAGTATGAATGGGAGTGTCTCAGGGAGTAACCATGGAAGTAATGGGCAAAATGGAAGCAGCACTGCTTTGAATAATGGACTGACATACATGGAAAGTGACAATAGGGAAGCTGGAAATAATGGAGCAGGTGGCATAAGTGGGAGAAACAGCGGGAATGCATTAGATGAAGATCGAGTTGCACAGAGAGTGGCTGCATTGTCCAAGTTTCGccaaaagaggaaagaaagatgTTTTGAGAAAAGG GTCCGATATCAAAGCAGGAAAAAATTGGCAGAACAGCGACCTCGTGTCAAGGGACAATTTGTTCGACAGACGAT GTCTGAATCAATATTAGGAAGAGATTGCCAGAGCAATGACGTCACTTCTGAAGACAACTCTTGTGACCTTGTAAGATAG